TGTAAAGCTCATTTAAACGAAAATTATTTTCTGGACAGCAAGTACGAAAATTGAGTTTTCATGgcaaaaagagctaaaatctccTAAAAACATGCATCCTAAGAGCTATAAATTAACTAGATTTATATATTTGAGTTTAAACATGATTAATTACAGAAATTTAACATGTCTATCATCAAATTTCACAGCAATTATTGAAATCATCGAATTTAGCTAATATGACaattttaatggcaaaaaataatgaaaaagcTAAACATACATCCTAGATCATACAAATTCAGAAATCatggaaattatatatatattaatggcAAAATCAAAGGAACATAATAAAAGAATCCTCGGAATTACCGGTCTGAGTACTTGACTCGTTTGTCAACGAAATGGATGCGGAATCCGACTTCTAATCTGGTGCTTGcgctgcgttcttggagaaaTAACACGTACTAGGGTGTTTCAGGTCTTGATTTTTGTATGTGTGTGTTGTCATTTTCGGCTATGGCTAGTCTAATGGTGGTGGCCGAATTTTACTTATtgatttttagggtttgtgtgccacctttagCCAGGTTGGCTTAAAGCTGTATTTATTGGGGAATGGGTGACCTAGGGTTTCCTATAATCTTCTATAATATTCTAGAATCTTTTAGGGTTAAAAGAGTGTGAAGTGATAAGCCTTTAGGTATTAGGATTagctaaaaaattatttttaaattaaattcatattaaaacTTGATGGCTAAGTAAAAAAGTGATAAAAGAGCATTTTGGTGCCttgaaagtgttaaaaaagatTTGTTGGGCCCTATAGGTTTGGTCATTGTCAATtttcagtccgtcaaacttgcaaattggtccataaacttctaagataaggcaattagtccaatttgtaaacttagattacaatttctttggaaTTTTATGGcctatttacgcctaattacgttttaatcctccaagttcgcaactgtgcacagattacgcctgtTTAGATTCCGGCAAacaaatcgaaagctcgtcacctGGACGGATTTCTccggaaatcatcattggacgcttcaattccttatcactttttacttgtccgaaaaataggtatCTACagaggtgttcatgttcggttcatttatagtgttcatgtttgGCCCGTGTTCAGCTTGTGTTCGTTCGTTTAACCATTAAACAAACAAGCTCGCGAACAAATTCGATAAGTACCAAACAAGCTCGTTCACGAGCCCATTTGCGAGCCCGTCCGTTTAACAAGTAAACTTATAAAATTCGCAAGCACAAAACTATGtcagatttttttataacaaaactatataattttgatGTATCATATTAAAACTATAGTTTTGTTAAatctatataattttataattttgtaagatatttgtataaattaattaatttatgagtTAGTTCGAgaacacctaatcgagtttctaaaTGAGTCTATTTATGAACTTTTATTCGAATtcgttcacgaacttgtttGTGAACTCTTTTTTGAGCTTGTTTATGAACCACTAATCGAGCTATTCGTGAACCTAAATGAGATGACCATACATGCTCATTTAAATTAACGAACATAAAAATAAACTCAAGCTCGGTTCGTTTATAATACGAACGTACACGAACCGAACTCTTATCGAGTCGAATACCGAGCTGCTcacgagtagctcgtttcattTTCACCCCTAGTTGCcagagaagaaataaagaaaagcTTTTGACGGCTAGagttttttagagaaaaaaaaaggaagcaCAACAATACTATTTGTTGGTTATTAGTTGgttgatttttcttttctgaTAATTAGGGAGAAGGAGTGTTTATGGAAAAATTTGAATTCACAGTCTAACAGTTTTCTGCCTCGCGTTTATAgcatttgaatatattattttattgatttagttgGTAGATTAATTTGGCatatttttcacaattttataaaaGGACCAATTCAATCTGATTATAATTGATCCGGTATAAACGGAGTTCAACACTAAAAAGTCTAATTAAATagacttttttattatttttgaaccaattaaattttagtGTTTAGTGAAAATACATAACAATTCTCGAAGATTAATTGAATCAAGTGGCCACTCCCATTCAGCCATCAATTGCGTTTCTGAAATAGTAAACCCTATTCTTCATTGGACAATTATGACTAATGGCAATTGGCATCATCCGCACAATACAAGCCTTCCAAGAAATGCATTAAACATGTGTATTAATCATTATTAGTTGCTTGATTTCTGTATAAACCAAAACCGTTTTTATTGAAtttcttatatatttaaataaaaatagattatgCTAACATAAATAATGAATTACAGCGTAAACtagttgataaaaaaattttaaaataaaataagccGAATTATTAtctatttgataaattaaaaataaaattttaaaagaatttgaaaatttaaaattttctaacaccacttacaaattttaaatttcatctTCATGTTCATACATAAGTGATCTTACTAGAacatttattcatcaaaaagtCTGAATCTAAAGTTTAAACAACTTATAAATTTAgtgaattataatttaaataatataaacattGTGCATCAAATTATTTGATCATGGATTCACTTTCTCCCACAAACACTctcttttttcaattataaaaaaaatctcctAACTATCTTAATCTAATCAAGGATTAACAcattaaactattaatttatatCATCACAACACATTAAAACCACACATAAATCTCTACAAtagagtattttattttaaaaaatgaaaaacatatGTTGAAAGAGACAATTATTTTGGACGAAATGCCAAAAATCACCACCTCcacctttaaaataaaaaaaaatcaaccttTTTTTATAGGTTCTATTTTTCTATCGATAAGTAAGAGtacaatttgaatatttatactCATTGTTAATAATTCTAAATACTCTCTAAAAAATTCACAAAcatcatttaatttataaataatttattaattttttaacaaattgataatatatatttaaaatttaatatttgattgaaggccaaatgtcgtaaaaaggccaaacctttcataaaagtttcacaaaagtcctgacctttcaattttgtcgattttggccaaaaataaattatttggtttcaattgtggccaactctcaatttgatttaaatttgcctatgtgacgcctatgtggcatgtcaaatattgaaagatcaggacttttgtgaaaccaaataatttatttttggccaaaatcgacaaaattaaaaggtcaagacttttgtgaaaccaaataatcagtttttggccaaaatcaacaaaattgaaaggtcgagacttttgtgaaatttttatgaaatgtttggcctttttacaatatTTGGCCTTGATTGAATTTGTAGATAACAGTAACTAATAGTTATTCgaattaatgtcaaaaaaaatcacgaactttacacgttttctcattttaatcacgcagtttaaattttttcattttcatgcacgaactaccactttttctcaaattcatgcacggtgttgaggtgACACTCtatatccacctcagcaaattacaccaatggagccgtgacacctcagcattgtgcatgaatttgagaaaaagtggtaattcgtgcataaaaatgaaaaaatttaaaccgcgtgattaaaatgaaaaaatatgtaaagttggtgaatttttatgaaattaatcctaattattaCTTATTGATGATAACAGCTAGCCACATTATTGATACAACTATCAAAAGAGACTACTTAATTTTTGAAATGGATAACGTATAAAAATGACCataatatttactcaaaatTTCACTtgacctttttatatttttcgaaTCTCAATTAGCACCCTAATACTGCAAACAAAGTACAAAAATGAtcctaatatattaaaaattaaaatttagacttCGTTATTAGACGTGGTTaaatttcaccattaaactgAAGGTCATCTTTCCACTTTTCAATTTGTTGCAGTCATTTTGCACCTCAGTGACAACATTAGGATCATTTGTGTACCTTTcagataatttatattaaaaattaatatttttaatctatTATAAATTGTTCATGTAAATATTCTaccaattaaatatttttttttaaatttccaatttttattatttttactctATTTATTATCCACGGAATTAGAGGTGAGCAAACATGAAATCAAAGCTAACCGAGATTAATTGAAAGTAGATTGGTTAATGGTTAATATGGTTTGATTGGTAGAATAACTTTTACAATTTCTATAAAGCTTATAGTTCCAagatatttttacaaattcagtatagctaataaattttaagaataaattttttattaggaTTGCGGTGGTAATAAATTATTGatctatttgaaattaaaagagtcaaataagttaaaatatctatttttaaggatgtttttgtttaaaacgtctatttttttttgccaaagataaaaggtctaatgttttaaaaaacccccgaccttttagccccttttcaatcataccctgacgttgaaaatttgtcaattttaccctattttgtatttttgtgtttcaattgtaccctgaaaaattaaattaacgtctttttcgtttggaaatttgtttaaaaaattctccatgtctagcatataataattgtacgtttttaaaatttatttaaatttagttaaattaattaagaatttaagttagtgttaatatgattatgggttttagttagtttttaaaaataaaggacttatttgtacttttttgaataaaaaataatttaatttcatgtttaaacttagttaattgaatgatttcatcatttaagttaaaaaattaacaaaaattaaaaaattggggtacaattgaaaacggaaaattcaaaagtgggtaaaattgacaaattttcaacgtcggggtggaattgaaaaaaagaataaaggtgagggttttttgagtgattaagccaagATAAAATACCACTCTTAGAGTCTCAATTTGTTAGATGTTAGTTACAGAGGTAGGGATTGAACTCATGACCTTTTCATACACTCGGAGACGCCTTAACCATCTAGACTAGACCCATGCTGGTTAAAACGTCTAATTAGaaggtgtttttttttaaaaccacaaatttaaaaataaatctttattgattgattttgatAACGAACAATTCGAGCAAATAAAGAAGCGCCACGTTTTTTTTGACACTCATCGCGCATTTGAACCAGTCcgtagaattaaaaaaaaaaaaacagtccgAAGAAGTCATCTGGTACAGGCGTCAACTGCCTTCCTAACCATACACATATCTGTCATGACGCCAAGCAAGCAgacaattttgttttgtttttgattcTTCTCTTCTATTGGTTGGAGTATTTTTCTTTGGATAGGATAGATACAATGGAGTATGAAccattatttattaaataaaatatcaatctGGTCTCCAAACTTCTAACACAAGATCAAATAACTCACTAACggtcattttaatcaattaaaaataatattatatgttGTAAATTGATTATGGACAAGTTAAGAGACTGAAATcaccaaatttattttttaatttatttaaaattaaaaaatattatctttaattaaccgaaaataaaaaaagtatagtTCTTAACTGATTAAAAAATAAgagtgagtttttttttttggagttgattttttttagagtGAGTTATTTAACTTCgaattacaaatttaaagaGACCAGGTTGACTCTTTACTTATTTTCCAtccaatatataattatacagaTCCGTctcaaaaatccaaaattagACACTAATATGCTCTcatccatttttttaatattaatccaATTATTTTCTCCATAGTTATgctacatttttatttttcaattaaagttGTATAATAGTTTTTGGTTTTTCACAATTATTAATatgataaaatcaaaatattaaataataagatGAACATATTCAAtcatttaatcaaaattaaaatattgtttggTTCTTTCATATATAATAGAATGGTCAAGATATTAATATTATGAAGATATTCAAtcatttaatcaaaattataatattgtttaatatttgtttgttatttttggGATTTCACCATTAGATAAAAGGAACTGATTTTGTCATACGATTGGGTATTTTCTTATTTGGAAAATTCGTGGAAAATGTGGCATGCTTgtcttttaatcaattttcttACGTTTTAGAGAAATCATAACttccattttttgtttttttgttagttTATTTTGCTCATGATTTACTTGTGTTGAGTGGAAAACTAGAATCTTTTTAGTTAGATGAAAATGGGGTTTGATCATTTTATTGCCATTTAAGAATTTCTGTAAATAAATTCAGTTAATACTACTAGTTGAAAACTTATTTTTCATTACAAGGAAAAAGTGACGTTTACGAATACTCATTTTCTCTACTGTTCCGGATGATTTTCTAAACCTTGCCTATGAATCTCCAGCTCATTCTTCAATAGGCACACGGTCAAAGCCCCGAACTCCTCCCACTATTTGAGAGCTTACGAGTTCATTGAGAACTCATTTACCCTTCTCCTACAGTCCTACAATATCGAACATGTACACAGTCAGAGCCCTAATCTCCTCCCGCTACTTGAGAGCTTACGATTTCATCAAAAATTCATTTCACCCTTCTCTTACATTACTGCTTCAATGTCCGTCACTCGAGAATATTTATCCTTATAATGTAGTCCTTGCTAATCCACAAAGATTCCACATGCCCCGTAAAATTGAAATGCTAAATAGGATAAGACATAagtttattattcaaattggaAATTTTACTGAAGCTAAACAATTCTGTGCGAGCTAGATCTAGCAAGAGACTCTAGCCATTATGAGGAGctgaatttgtttcttatagCTCATGCCAATCTGaagatataaataaactaaGGTATAAACATTAAAATCTAGACAAAAGTTTCAAAGTTTCACCAACGACcaaataattgaaattataaataacaattatagcATAATTACAACAGCAAGAGAATACCCGTATAAAAAATGTATCATACATGCAAATGGCGTTAAATAAATTTCGgggaatttaatttttataatacatTTCATTCCAAATTCTACCGCCATTACTACTTATGAGTCGGCCTTTAACACTGTTGCAGCTTCTTCACCAGCAACTGTGGGTGAATCACAGGCATGTAACATAATGCATATGTCTTTGGTTTCTAGAAACTGTTCCGCATTGGTAAGGATGAGCGGACCATACTCAAATACCATCCTCTTGCACTGCAAACCAACAATATCAATTTAGAATACATGAAATTTATTCCCGACTAATTATGTAAAACTAAGGATTAAATTTGTAGCATTCAGATGGGTAGAGAGAGAGATCTTTATGTTTCCGTCCCACAGTAGACGATGGATGAGATGAGGTTTCCAATAAACAGGTAAAGGCAACTACTATTATCATGCAAATAAGGATGATGACAAATAAAGTATGGAATCCATGAATGGACCAAGTCAGATCAAAACAGTAGCAAGGGTTATTGCAATTTTATTAAACGTTGATTACGTAAGACAACAAATCTCAACATTAAAATTCATTATCATCATTCTTCTTACCTTAGAAGCATGGTTCTCCATAGAGTCACATGCCTTTAAAAGCAACTCGATTATCTCAAGCtggcaaaagaaaagaaacacaATAAGATTTTGAATCAGCAAAAAGAATCTCATAGCCTGAAAATGTTTATGACTATAAATTCTTACTAATGAATACAAGTGCATACCTGTGTGTCGGGATTTTTCAACTTGACTAACACTTCTGAAACAGCACGGTGGCAAATGCCGCATTTATCTTCTTGGAACTTTGAAGAAATGAATACTATTTCCTCACAAAGATTGACCTTGCGACAGAGTGCTTCAGGTTGTACTGATAAAACCTCCGTAAAGAAGAGAGGAGCATAGTAGTCCATCAAAGAGACGCACTGTGTAATTCAAAAGTATAGAACTCTTAAAATTAAAACTCCATAAAGATGCCAAAATAAATTGCCCAGTAACTTCTACAGAGATTACAAGTTAAAAGAATCCATGTTTTTACAAATCTTACCAGCAATAGAGACATTTATATAGGCTACAAAGTCACTACAATGGGACCAAATATAAAAGCAATTTATACCTCGTATGGTTAGTAAATTAGAATATAACaggaattaaaataaatttttcccATTCTATTCTATGATATCCGTGAACTTAAAGAAGTCTAAAAGTATGTGTATAATTTGGATGATACTTGCAAAGCCTGCAATCTGTTGCCCATCTGATTGGGCTTGTGGGTGATGGTTgatcatttaaataattaaagccCCTTTTCCATGCAGCATATGATATTTTCTTTGTGTTCTTGCAacaacattttatataaaagttGATGTATCTGCTAATATGAGCAAAACCGCAAGAAAATTTATGTTGAAATTTGTGAATGATGAAAAGTTGAATTAGAATACACTTTAAAATATGAGATATCAAATTTGGATAGTTTATGTATTCGCATCTACATGTCAGAGTCCCTTCCAGTTGCCAAAATGAATGCTAATAGGAAGGTGGGGTGCAGGAAATTACTATATTCAATTGGAACCGCAAATTTCTTGAATAGTATCCATCATAAAAGAATTTAGGGAGTACCTGATGCTTGAAAGTAGGAACCCCAGAGCAGGCTTGATGAAGAACAGACAGAATTTTAGTCTGGGTCCTGTTTTCAGATAGGTAGTCAAGTGCTTGAGAAGCATAATCCTCACACAATGAGCATACTTTTTCATTTCCCACTCCTTCATTTGCAGCTTGATTTTTCTCCTCTTGCTCCTGGTCTTTCATTTGTATAGCTGAACCAAGAAAATATCATTACAATAAGTTCAGCAAGACTATCATCACATCAATAATCCTTGAAAGACCAACCAACTTCATCTGATTAAAAAAAGTGCTACATAGACATTCAAATTAGAAGCATCTTAACTGCGAGTCAGTTAACATACTTCACAAAACCatatttttagaatactttctaaatctaaaaaaattcctGAAACTAATACATAAAAAAGTGATAAAAGGAACAAATTTCATGTACCCCCATCTCCAAAATGACGCTAGAGATGTGACGTTTCAAATTTAAACACTTCGGATTAATTATTAGTCTATCCGTGACTTTTCCAATCAAGATCATCATGCAGCGAGGCACATTTATGGCAACATTGTAAAGACATGCTCTTTTCAATTGCAACTCCTAAAATCTATAACTTCTCATTTGACATATCCATGGAAATTGATTAGATGTTGGTAGTTATAAAGATCGATGTAATTAATTAGCAAGCCTTTTCCAATTCAAACAAGCTGGAAGCTTGGAAGCAAATGTTTATCAATCAAGCTACTCGTAAACTTCAATATTATCCAACAGGCAACAAgagatatactaaaaaataattggACAAGAATTCAACGCATAATGagagaagaaaataaatttatctaacAATGTGCTACGAGCATATGGCCAATCATAAAAGGCATATGCACCCACTTAAATTAGACATGACAGCATTACTCTAAAAACAAAGTTTCATATAGTCTAATCTAGAAATCTTATGTTAAAGTTACCTATATCAGAGATCACCATGCTATTATGAGAAAACTCGGTGTCTACAATTTGTCTAGCAGCAGAAGCCCAGCCAGCACCCAACACAAGAAGAAATACGAGACCAACTCTGAGATCCATGATGCCTGAAATTGCAAACCATTAgcaataaaatcaaatgaaGTTCTAGTATGACTTGTGACAAACCGAGAACTGCGGACTATAAgtataaaagatattaaaatctCAGCGCCGACTGCTGAGCTATACCAATACgagtaaaattaaaactaaagaaATTCTTCAAAATCCTAGTATGTCCCGACTGCCAAAATTCATATAATATTTCCCGACGAAAATAAATTCTAATCaactaaacctaattaaaaaGGGGGAAATCAAACATCATGCAACAACTATGCCAAGTTAGTAGCTGAAAACAACTACTCAATCAATCAAGATCAATCATTAACAGAGtatgaatttctaaaaaagaaTTAACTTTCCAAAATATACCGACCAGCTTAAATACGCAGGGGCTCTcctccccaattataaaaaaaattaaaaaaatttaacataacAAGAATCTAATCTAAAGAATTGAAACTAGCAACTCCATCTAAACTGAAACAGTTAAaactcaagaaaaaaaaaacacagacAGTGAGATGATCATTATCACAACAGAATTTGAATTCTGcaaaattatgaaattcaaaattattaagAATTTTTTGATTACCTGAGGAGGAATTTGAAGATGattttttaggttttaaaaATTGAGGAAATTGAATTGTGTTTATATTGCTTGTGTTGAGTGTTTGGGAGAGCCAAATCGTGGAATTATTGTTGGCGCTATAAAATAATTGCACGCCACATTTTGGTTTTTATTGCCTGTAGTAAGCTGCATCTTAAGGTTTATTCCTTGATGCTGAAAATTTGTCTTATTCCTTGCTTCTGCTGGCTTAAATTGAAGATGTGTAATCCTCACCGTTGATCCCTTTTTTGTTTGTTAATTTGGTTATTGGATAGGACTTTTGTTATTAGCTTTAGATAACTTGGATAATAATTgtattaaac
This region of Mercurialis annua linkage group LG1-X, ddMerAnnu1.2, whole genome shotgun sequence genomic DNA includes:
- the LOC126665640 gene encoding uncharacterized protein LOC126665640 encodes the protein MDLRVGLVFLLVLGAGWASAARQIVDTEFSHNSMVISDIAIQMKDQEQEEKNQAANEGVGNEKVCSLCEDYASQALDYLSENRTQTKILSVLHQACSGVPTFKHQCVSLMDYYAPLFFTEVLSVQPEALCRKVNLCEEIVFISSKFQEDKCGICHRAVSEVLVKLKNPDTQLEIIELLLKACDSMENHASKCKRMVFEYGPLILTNAEQFLETKDICIMLHACDSPTVAGEEAATVLKADS